The stretch of DNA GGCGGAGACCGCCGCCTGAGAAAGCCGGCGCCTGAGAAAGCCGGCCGACTAAGAATCGAAGTGCGTGCGGGCGGGCCCCTGGCCCAACGACTCCAGGACGCCTGCCGCCACGACCTGCAGCTTGACGTTGCGCGCGCTGGAGGCCGACTTGAGCAGCTCGAACGCCTCGTCCTGGCTGCAACGGTTCTGCGCCATGATGATGCCCACCGCGACGTCGATGCCCGTGCGCGTTTCGAGCGTGGCCAGCAGATTCGCCGCGGTCTCGCTGGAATGAGCAATCCGGACCGCGAGGCGGAGCGCCATGGACGTCTGGTTCACGAAGTCGCGGGCCAGTTCCACGGCCCTGGCGTCGAAACGGCCGGGCCGGTGTGAATAAAGGTTGAGTGCGGCACGGGTATCTCCGTCGAGCAGGAACGGCAGCGCCAGGATGGAGCGGACGCCCTGCTCCCGGACCGTCGCGGCGTACTGCGGCCAGCGGTCCTCGGCGTCCAGGTCGGGAACGTGGACCGTTTCCTGCTCCCGGGAGGCCGTCATGCAGGGGCCGTCGCCAAAGGCGTACTGGATCTCATCCATCGCCTGGGCGGCGGGACTGCTGCTGGCAACCG from Arthrobacter sp. B3I9 encodes:
- a CDS encoding GAF and ANTAR domain-containing protein; the encoded protein is MASESTATSEDETSLDASSINQFLHELVLNSADVEEFLRKLAKVSARSLSEPGDEILCGITLLRRRKAATVASSSPAAQAMDEIQYAFGDGPCMTASREQETVHVPDLDAEDRWPQYAATVREQGVRSILALPFLLDGDTRAALNLYSHRPGRFDARAVELARDFVNQTSMALRLAVRIAHSSETAANLLATLETRTGIDVAVGIIMAQNRCSQDEAFELLKSASSARNVKLQVVAAGVLESLGQGPARTHFDS